In Deinococcus puniceus, one genomic interval encodes:
- a CDS encoding citrate/2-methylcitrate synthase produces MTDIAKGLEGVLFTESKLTFINGTEGILTHLGIPIQEWAENSTFEELSFALLHARLPNAAELAQFDADLRANRALPEKLVEEIATFPKHAHPMQTLRTAVSYLALFDPQAEDTTPEGRYAISLRLIAQMSTIIAASARTREGQPIVAPRMDLTHAANFLYMLTGKEPTPEQARLFDIALVLHADHGMNASTFTAIATSSTLSDTYSCIVSAIGALKGPLHGGANEAVMDMLDEVGTPDKAAEYIGGKLDRKEKIMGVGHRVYKYFDPRSRVLRDYAEHVANKEGKSTYYQILETIEKTVVERIGSKGIYPNVDFYSGTVYSDLGIRKEYFTPIFALARISGWCASVNEYTKDNRLLRPDAVYTGATDAHYVKLQDR; encoded by the coding sequence ATGACAGATATCGCCAAGGGGCTGGAAGGCGTCCTCTTCACCGAGAGCAAGCTGACCTTTATCAACGGAACCGAGGGCATCCTCACCCATTTGGGCATTCCCATTCAGGAGTGGGCCGAAAACAGTACCTTCGAGGAACTGAGTTTCGCCCTGCTGCACGCCCGATTGCCCAACGCCGCAGAGTTGGCGCAGTTCGACGCCGACCTGCGGGCCAACCGCGCCCTGCCCGAAAAACTGGTGGAAGAAATCGCCACGTTTCCCAAGCACGCTCACCCGATGCAGACGCTCCGCACGGCGGTCAGCTACCTCGCGCTGTTTGACCCACAGGCCGAGGACACCACGCCAGAAGGCCGCTACGCCATCAGCTTGCGCCTGATTGCCCAGATGTCTACCATCATTGCGGCCAGCGCCCGTACCCGCGAGGGCCAGCCCATCGTCGCGCCGCGCATGGATCTCACGCACGCCGCCAACTTCCTGTACATGCTGACCGGCAAAGAGCCGACGCCCGAACAGGCCCGTTTGTTCGACATCGCACTCGTGCTGCACGCCGATCACGGCATGAACGCCAGTACCTTTACGGCCATCGCCACGTCTTCAACGCTGAGCGATACTTACTCCTGCATCGTGTCGGCCATCGGCGCACTGAAGGGGCCGCTGCACGGCGGAGCCAACGAAGCCGTGATGGACATGCTGGACGAAGTGGGCACGCCCGACAAGGCTGCCGAGTACATTGGCGGCAAGCTAGACCGCAAAGAGAAGATCATGGGCGTGGGCCACCGCGTGTACAAATACTTCGATCCCCGTTCCCGTGTGCTGCGCGACTACGCCGAGCATGTGGCGAACAAAGAGGGTAAAAGCACCTACTACCAGATTCTCGAAACCATCGAGAAAACGGTGGTGGAGCGCATCGGCTCCAAGGGCATCTACCCCAACGTCGATTTTTACAGCGGCACCGTGTACAGCGACCTCGGTATCCGCAAGGAATACTTCACGCCTATTTTTGCGCTGGCCCGAATCAGCGGGTGGTGCGCCAGCGTGAACGAGTACACCAAAGACAACCGTTTGTTGCGCCCAGACGCCGTGTACACCGGGGCCACCGACGCGCATTACGTGAAACTGCAAGACCGGTAA
- a CDS encoding MBL fold metallo-hydrolase gives MTAAAPLLTPIIGTLHALQVPIPYPMKTVTVLIDTGGSQSPITMIDTALDTPEARQAIEDGLSELGLHWPDIERVIITHHHPDHYGLAGVIEERSGASVFMLDVEIGRGERYWHMWEDWLPGHIKHMQDHGLPPELLATLEADSRRGRTRVQPAARVQPLREGQHVTLAGREWEVLWLPGHADGHLGLWNETDSILIAGDAILPRISPNIGLYAYTRPDPLGDYLQTLGKLEALNPRLAVVGHHGPVMDGVQARARQLRAHHHERLDFIRAEATAEPRTAYGLSLAMFNRDLNTSGRRFALAETLAHAEHLRLLGQLARTWQDGGWVYHG, from the coding sequence ATGACTGCCGCCGCGCCCCTGCTGACCCCCATCATCGGCACCTTGCACGCCTTGCAGGTGCCGATTCCTTACCCTATGAAGACGGTGACGGTACTGATCGATACGGGCGGCAGCCAAAGCCCGATAACGATGATCGACACGGCGCTGGATACGCCCGAAGCGCGGCAGGCCATAGAAGACGGCCTGAGCGAACTGGGGCTGCACTGGCCCGACATCGAGCGGGTCATCATCACGCACCATCACCCCGATCATTACGGACTGGCGGGCGTCATCGAGGAACGCAGCGGGGCGAGCGTGTTTATGCTGGACGTGGAAATCGGGCGAGGCGAGCGGTATTGGCACATGTGGGAAGACTGGCTGCCGGGACACATCAAGCACATGCAGGATCACGGCCTGCCGCCGGAACTGCTGGCGACGCTGGAGGCCGACAGCCGCCGGGGCCGCACCCGCGTTCAGCCTGCCGCCCGCGTACAGCCCCTGCGCGAAGGCCAACACGTCACGCTGGCGGGCCGAGAATGGGAAGTGCTGTGGCTGCCCGGTCACGCCGATGGACACCTTGGCTTATGGAACGAAACCGATTCGATTTTGATCGCTGGGGACGCCATTTTGCCGCGCATCAGCCCCAATATCGGTTTGTATGCGTACACGCGGCCCGATCCTCTGGGCGACTACCTGCAAACGCTGGGCAAGCTGGAAGCCCTGAATCCCCGCTTGGCTGTCGTGGGGCATCACGGCCCGGTGATGGACGGCGTGCAGGCCCGCGCCCGCCAACTCCGCGCCCACCATCACGAGCGGCTGGACTTTATTCGCGCCGAGGCCACCGCCGAGCCGCGTACCGCCTACGGCCTGTCGTTGGCGATGTTCAACCGCGACCTGAACACCAGTGGCCGCCGTTTTGCGCTGGCCGAAACGCTGGCCCACGCCGAGCATCTGCGTCTGTTGGGGCAACTGGCCCGCACTTGGCAGGATGGGGGGTGGGTGTATCACGGGTGA